From Helicobacter sp. MIT 99-5507:
TTGTATGATTTTTTGCAATATCTAAAAGTGTAGAAATGAGTTCTAATAATAAAACTTTTATTTCATTATTTTTACTAAGACAATAAAGCTTAAAATCAAGTGCGACTTGATCATTTCTACTTCTTGCTGTATGCAATTTTTTAGCACTATCACCAATAAGCTGTGTAAGTCGCTTTTCAATTGCCATGTGTATATCTTCATCTTGTATTTTAAATACAAATTCATTATCTTCTATTTCTTGATATACTTTATTTAATCCACTTATGATATTATTTTTTTCTGCAAGAGTTAAGATTCCAATATTACATAGCATTTCTGCATGTATTTTAGAACCTAAAATATCTTCTTTGTATAATTCTTTATCAAAATTTATAGATGCATTGAATTCTTCTAATAATTTTGAAGAATCTTCTTTAAATCTACCACCCCAAGGTTTATCCATCAATATTTCCATTATTTTAAATCAAAACTTTATAATGGCAGAAAATGCGATAACAAATAATGCTATAGTTGGAATCTCATTATAAAATCTATAAAATTTTCCACTTTTTTTATAGATATTATTTTCTAGATTCTTTAGATGTCTTCCACAATCTATATGATAAACAATTAAGAAAAATGCAAATAAAAGCTTTACATGCAACCAAGCACCAGTCTTGAATAATTCAAGGTTTAGCACAATCATAATAATCCCAGTAATAATAGTGATTAAAATAGCAGGCGTCCCTATAAAATAATATAATTTATTTTCTTGAATTTTCACTACATCTACAAAACTACTATTATCTTTATTTTCTGTATGATAAACAAAAAGTCTAGGTAAATAAAATAAAACTGCCATCCACGCTACAAAAGCTACAATATGCAATGCTTTAACATATAAATAATATTCCATAAATCCCTCTATATGATTACTTTTCTTTAAAATGATTGATAAAATCTTGTATTTTATCTCCATTAGCTTCTATATGAATTATTGCAAAATTTTGCATAAAATCAAATTTTAAAGATTTTATATTTAGTTTTCTTGCTAAATATTTTGCTAATTCTATTTTATTTAATGGAGATTGTATTGTTATTGTTTGTAATTTCTCAAATGTAATTAAATGAGAATTATTAATGACTTCCAATGCAGCAGCTGAATAAGCTCTCACTAGACCGCCAACTCCAAGCAATTTTCCACCAAAATACCTAACTACAATAATACCGCTATTTATAAGATTGCTGCCACGCATTACATTTAAAACACTCATACCAGAGCTACCTTTTGGCTCACCATCATCGCTACTATATTCTATTATTTGAGAATATTCATTTAAGATTCTAGTAGCCCTTACAAAATGCACAGCTTTTTTGTGTTCTTTTTTTAATCCAAATAAGCAATCATCAAAATTTTCAATCGGTATTAAATATGACAAAAAAGTAGAATTATCTTTTACATATTTAGCCTGTGTAATTTTATCTACTGAAAACATTACTTATTAAAACTAGAAATATACTCTCCAAGACTTTCTATATCTAAATCACTTAAATTTGCAGCTTGTAAATACATAATAGCTGATGATTTTCCTCTTTTTAGAGTTTTTGCTCTATAACCTTTCAAATCACTTATTATTTCTTCTTTTGATAATTTTGATATGAGGACATTGCCTTCGCTACCTGGTGCTATTTTCTCACCTTTTGGACCATGACAAACTGCACATTTTACATATAAATTTTTTACATCAATTCCTTTTTTTGCATTATCTGCAGCTAAAACATTTGGAGTATTGTTTGTTATATCTTTATTAGAATCTTTATTTGCATTGTTAGTTGCATTAGAATCTTCATTATTATCTATTATATTTGAACTACTTGGCTTTATTGTCTTACTAGAATCTAGTGTATCATTTTGTATTTTTATTTCAGTTTGTTGTGTTTGTGTATTATCATTATCATTACAAGCACTAAAAATCAATACTAAAATAACTAAAAAAAATTTCATATAAACTCCTTGCATATTAAAAAAAGGATTCTACTAAAAGATTTGATATTTTTTCCATAATTCTTCATCTCTTTTAATAACACCTATTTTTACTAAATGTTCTATGACACTAGGAGTACAAACTACATCACTAGGCCACTCTCTATTATGATTTTCTAATTTTCCTTTTGCAGTTGCATCTATTAATACAACTCCATCTTTTACTAAAATATCTCTTAGTGCATCAATATTATTTGTTATCCTCCAAACACACATATAGAGATTTGATAAATCATTATCTTTAGAATCTAGCACGAAAACTATCCTACAATGCAATGGATAAAATGCCTCTATATGCTCTAATACTCTACTTTTTTTATTGATAGAAATTAAAGTGATTGGATTTTTTGTATGCGTAAAATACTGCTTTAAATCAACTATTTCATCATAATTTGTATGTATTTTTTGAAATAATTTATTATCATCTAAAATCTCTATATCTTGCGTAGATTCTATTTCCATAGTGCAATCAATCCCTAGCTTTCCACCACTTGCATAATCTGGGGATGAATGATCTAGTGCATCGCAAATACCTTTTGAAATAATCAAATCATTAATATCTAAGTGATTTAAAATAAACTCACTTATTTTATAATGATCATTTAATGCAGGAGAATCTTTTGGTAAAAATATTGCATGTTTTACAAAGCTCATCTGCCCTACTCCCCAAAAACTATGCATAATTTGTTTTGCACAATTTGGGTATTTGCAATCAATCTTTGCTAAGATTAAATTATGAAAGACACCATTTTCTGGCATATAATAATCTAGTAAAAATGAATTTGTAGTTTTTAGAAGTGGTAAAAATATCCGCTCTGTCATATATCCCATATATTTATCTTCTAATGGAGGTTTTCCTACAACCGTAGCTAAATATATAGGATTATTTTTATGCGATATTGAGGTAATCTCAATAACTGGATAAGGCTCTATTGGTGTATAAAATCCTGTATGATCACCAAATGGTCCTTCATCTTTTAATGTATCTATATTTACAAAACCTTCTATAACAATATCACAATCATATGGCACCATTAAATCATTTGTATTACATTTGCAAACTTTAGGTTTTTTCTTTCTTATCAATCCATACAAAGCTAATTCATACATTCCATAAGGTAGCGGAGCTTGACCGCACCAAGTATAAAGTGGATCGCCACCTATGCATATTGTAATTGGCATTTTTTTGTTTGCTTTTTTATATTCATTAAAAAAATGAGTAGAATCTTTGTGTATTTGAGAATGGAGTCCTAAATGATTTTTATCATATACTTGCAAGCGATACATGCCTAGATTCTTAATATTTCCATCTAATGAAGTAGAATAAACTTGCCCCATAGTGATAAATGCTCCACCATCTTTTTCCCAAGTCTTTAGTATTGGTAAATTAAATAAATCTACATTCTCTCCTAAAGAAATATTATCTTTCCATAAAGCCTTATTTGTCTTTTTTGGCACAATATATCTTAAAGCTAGTAATTGCTTGATTTTTATCATCTTTTCTATAAAAGTTTTTGGTGGGGATAATTTTAAATAAGATTCTATTTCTTTTGCAATTTCTTCACTATCTGGTGCAAGTAAAGCAAGTCTTTTGAATGAACCAAAAATATTCATCAAAACTGGAATCTTAAATTTTATTCCACTTTTCTTACAAACTGGATTTGTAAATAGTAGTGCTTTAGAATCTTCTTTTTTTACTTCAATATATGCAATATGCGGAATCTCTAATTCGATATCAAGTTCATCATCAATAATCCTTAATTCATTATGCTTTAACAATAAATCAATAGTATTTTGCATAAATATCCTTAACAATGTAAAATAAAAAATAAATTATAAACAAAACAATAATAAACTTTATAGTATAATCACACAAATACACAAAAATGATTATACACTTAAATATTATTAAGGAGATAATATGAGCAACTTGGGGAAGTTGGTAGTAGTTGGAGTTGTAGGTGTCGCATGCTATTATACTTTTGTTGAAAAAAGAAATCCGCTAGCACAATTTTGGACAAATCCTGTTGAAGAAGCAAATAAAGACTATGTAGAGCATAGAACAAAAGGAGAAGCAGATATGGCAGGACATAAAGCTACAATATTACAAGATGATAGCGGAGCAAAAAGAGATATAAGTAAATAGATTATTTGCAAGTAGAGTATTTATTTAGCTAGGCTTATTTGATTGATAATCATCCATGATGAGGTAAGCAATAAAACTTCTCCTTGCCATGTAACATTTTTGCAAGTTTTGTAATCTTTACCCGATTTTTAGCAGCAATCAATTTTAATCTTCTTACATTTTTTTGTGATACAGAAAATAACAATTCATATTCTTCACCGCTTGTTGCTACATTTTTACTTATCTTTTTAAAGAATCTAAACTTTACATTATTTAATTTTGAGATTCTATTTAGCTCATAATACAATCCATCTGAAATATCCATTCCGCCACGAATAAAAGGTAGAATCTCAAATATAAACTTAGGATTTAATCTTGGAGTATAAAATTTTGAATCTTTATTGATTTTATGCCCTCTATATAAGGATTTCATATCTTTTGATACATTTCCTAGATTTCCACTAAAAAATATAATATCACCAGCCCTAAAATTCGTCCTTTTTATAATCTTAGATTCTGCTTTACCAAACATCGTAATAGCAATGCTTAATTTATTATCTATAATTGTATCGCCACCAATGATTTTGATATTGTATTTTTTGCAAATATCAATAATTCCAGATTTAAAATCATTAATATCATTTAAGCTCATATCTTTTGCAAAAGACACTCCAAGCATAGCATAAGCAGGTTTTGCACCCATTGCAAGTATATCTGATATATTTACTAGCATTGCTTTTTTTGCAATATTA
This genomic window contains:
- the hemJ gene encoding protoporphyrinogen oxidase HemJ, which encodes MEGFMEYYLYVKALHIVAFVAWMAVLFYLPRLFVYHTENKDNSSFVDVVKIQENKLYYFIGTPAILITIITGIIMIVLNLELFKTGAWLHVKLLFAFFLIVYHIDCGRHLKNLENNIYKKSGKFYRFYNEIPTIALFVIAFSAIIKF
- a CDS encoding YigZ family protein, whose product is MFSVDKITQAKYVKDNSTFLSYLIPIENFDDCLFGLKKEHKKAVHFVRATRILNEYSQIIEYSSDDGEPKGSSGMSVLNVMRGSNLINSGIIVVRYFGGKLLGVGGLVRAYSAAALEVINNSHLITFEKLQTITIQSPLNKIELAKYLARKLNIKSLKFDFMQNFAIIHIEANGDKIQDFINHFKEK
- a CDS encoding c-type cytochrome, which gives rise to MKFFLVILVLIFSACNDNDNTQTQQTEIKIQNDTLDSSKTIKPSSSNIIDNNEDSNATNNANKDSNKDITNNTPNVLAADNAKKGIDVKNLYVKCAVCHGPKGEKIAPGSEGNVLISKLSKEEIISDLKGYRAKTLKRGKSSAIMYLQAANLSDLDIESLGEYISSFNK
- a CDS encoding menaquinone biosynthesis decarboxylase; its protein translation is MQNTIDLLLKHNELRIIDDELDIELEIPHIAYIEVKKEDSKALLFTNPVCKKSGIKFKIPVLMNIFGSFKRLALLAPDSEEIAKEIESYLKLSPPKTFIEKMIKIKQLLALRYIVPKKTNKALWKDNISLGENVDLFNLPILKTWEKDGGAFITMGQVYSTSLDGNIKNLGMYRLQVYDKNHLGLHSQIHKDSTHFFNEYKKANKKMPITICIGGDPLYTWCGQAPLPYGMYELALYGLIRKKKPKVCKCNTNDLMVPYDCDIVIEGFVNIDTLKDEGPFGDHTGFYTPIEPYPVIEITSISHKNNPIYLATVVGKPPLEDKYMGYMTERIFLPLLKTTNSFLLDYYMPENGVFHNLILAKIDCKYPNCAKQIMHSFWGVGQMSFVKHAIFLPKDSPALNDHYKISEFILNHLDINDLIISKGICDALDHSSPDYASGGKLGIDCTMEIESTQDIEILDDNKLFQKIHTNYDEIVDLKQYFTHTKNPITLISINKKSRVLEHIEAFYPLHCRIVFVLDSKDNDLSNLYMCVWRITNNIDALRDILVKDGVVLIDATAKGKLENHNREWPSDVVCTPSVIEHLVKIGVIKRDEELWKKYQIF
- a CDS encoding thiamine-phosphate kinase, whose protein sequence is MKDREAYFISKLQDSPITLKLNDDGIVLNDYIYAMDLFCEGVHFLREYFSYYNIAKKAMLVNISDILAMGAKPAYAMLGVSFAKDMSLNDINDFKSGIIDICKKYNIKIIGGDTIIDNKLSIAITMFGKAESKIIKRTNFRAGDIIFFSGNLGNVSKDMKSLYRGHKINKDSKFYTPRLNPKFIFEILPFIRGGMDISDGLYYELNRISKLNNVKFRFFKKISKNVATSGEEYELLFSVSQKNVRRLKLIAAKNRVKITKLAKMLHGKEKFYCLPHHG